The Flavobacteriales bacterium genome contains the following window.
CACAATTTGTCTGTAACTTCAACGGCACTCATTTCTGGTTGTAAATCGTAGGTTGCAACCTTTGGTGAATTGACCAAAATACGCTCCTCTCCTTCGAACTCTTGTTCTCTTCCTCCACTAAAGAAAAAGGTAACATGAGGATATTTTTCTGTTTCAGCAATTCTAATTTGCTTCAAACCATTTTTTGCAACAACCTCTCCTAATGTATTAACAATCGCTTCCTTATCAAAAACAACCTGAATACCCTTATAATTCTTGTTATAATTGGTCATGGTGACATAGTGCAATGGCAATGTTTCCATTCCATTAATATTCTCCTGTGTAAGCACTTCCGTGATTTCTCTACAGCGATCAGTTCTAAAGTTAAAACAGATGACTACATCATCTTTCTGAATAGTTGCCAATGGTTTACCATCTTCACCTAGAACAACATGAGGCTCTATAAATTCATCTGTAATACCTTCTTTATAGCTTTGTTCCAAGGCTTCGTTTACATTCAAAACTTCTGTTCCTTCTCCATCGAGCAATAAGTTATAGGCTAATTTAATTCGCTCCCATCTTTTATCTCTATCCATCGCATAATAACGCCCTATTACCGATGCTATTTTTGTTTTTTTATTGGCAATATAAGTTTCTAACTCTTTCAAATATCCAATACCAGAATCTGGGGCACAATCTCTCCCATCTGTAAATGCATGGATAAACGCTTGATTTTCTCCTATCCCTTGACGTTCCAACAAATCACACAATGCATATAAATGCTCTTGAGAGGAATGTACTCCACCTCTAGAAACCAATCCCATCAAATGGACTTTTTTATTATTTTCCTTTGCATAAGTTATCGCATCTAGCAAGGTATTATTGGCAAAAAAAGTTTCATCTTGAATCGCATTATTAATCTTAGACAAATCCTGATAAACAATCCTCCCCGCACCAATATTTAAGTGGCCAACTTCAGAATTACCCATCTGCCCTGTAGGTAAACCAACATGTTCACCAAAAGTGAGCAAGGTATTATTCGGGTATTTTTTATGTAAACTATCAACAAAAGGGGTCTCTGCTAAAAAAACACCATCTGTTTGATCATGTTTACCTATTCCCCAACCATCTAAAATAATTAACACTACTTTTTTCTGTACCATTTTCCTAATTGTGTATTTCATTTCAAAAATACGCAATTAATAACAAACAATAAAACAACACCTATCAACTTCATTCATACAGAAACTAGCCAACAACATCTTAACTATGACAAAAACAATAGCCATTAAAGACCTTACTTTTCAATATTCTAAATCAAAAAAAATACTAAATAATTTATCCATTAACGTACCCCAAGGTTCCATTTATGGTTTCTTAGGCAAAAACGGAGCGGGGAAATCTACAACAATGGGTATCATTACAGGACTAATCCCTATTACAGAAACTGATAAAGTAAAAATATTTAATCAACCTATTGACGAACTTTACCCTCATGCTTTTTCAAGAATAGGGTCTCTTATTGAATTTCCCTCTTTTTACCCTCACTTAAGTGGTTTTGATAACCTTAAGTATCTCGCCAAAATAAGGAAAAGTAAAACGAACATTGCCGAAATCCTATCTTTAATTGGATTAGAAAATGAGGCTAATAAAGCTGTAAAAAACTATTCAATGGGAATGAAACAGCGTTTAGCTATTGGAGGGGCATTATTGGGCGATCCAGAATTATTACTATTAGATGAACCTGTAAATGGACTTGACCCTTCTGGGATTATTGAAATAAGAAACCTCTTGATTAAGCTTAATCAAGAAAAAGGCATTACCATTTTTATTTCTAGTCACTTACTTGCTGAAATTGAGAAAATGTGTACACATGTTGGTATACTTAAAGAAGGATCACTTGTTTTTGAGGGCACAATGAAAAAGTTAATAGAAAGCAATTCACAAAAGAAGATAGAACTCTCGCTACAAAATTCCAAAAAATGGATTTCGGTGATTCAAGATAACTATGGAATAACAGCTGAATACCTAGACGAAAATTCAATTGTTATTAAAATTGACAACTCACTGTCTACTTCTGAATTTGTAAAAAAACTGATTAATGAAGGAGTCGAAATTGAGCAATTCAAAGTACAAGAAGATTTAGAAAACCTATTCATTGAAATTACCAACAATAAATAACAAAAACGCATGAACAAATTTATAACTGACCTAATAACCATATACCAAGCAGAGCACCTTAAAAAGAAGAAGAAAGGAATATATTGGACAAGCTTTATTGTTGGAATTCTATTTCCTAGTATTGGTTTTTATTTATCGATGAAAGATGGTTATGATAACCACATTACACAACTTCCCTATAATTTTTATGAAGATTTTATTGCTCAAAAAATCATTGGTTTTGCAAATTTTTTCTTCCCGCTAATAATTATAATTTCAGCAGGCCGTATAACTCAATTAGACCATAAAAAAGGAGGGTGGAAACTCATGGAAACAAGCCCAATAAAGAAAGCATCTATCTTCTTTGGAAAGTTTTCGGTACTACTTACAAATAATCTAATTGCCATTTTAGGCTTTATGTTAAGCTCCATGCTATTTTCCTTTATTTTAATCACTAAAGGAGGAACACCAACCGAAGCCTCTACAGTTATTCCTATAGGATTTTTTATTCAATTAACGCTAAGGTTATTGATTGGGTCATTACTTATATCTTCTATTCAATATGTTTTATCTGTTCGTTTTAAAGGAATGACATGGCCGTTATTAATTGGTTTTATTGGATTAATTGGAACCTTATTCTTAAGAGCTGTTTATTTGAAAAAAATGCCCTGGAACCCTTTTCGAATGTTAGAAGTTGTAGGGTTTAATATACATGGTAGTGACCTTGGAAACCTATTACTTTACACTGAATGGTTGAGTCTTATCGTATCCATTCCTGTTTTAGTATTAGGATTATCATTTTACCAATACCAATCATTTTATTTTGCTTTAATAAAGGACAAAAAAAGAGGAGCAGCAATACTACTAACCTCAACAGCTGCTTTAATTGCTGCTTGGACAATCATTACTCCTAAACAAATGGAAAGCTATAATAAAACGGTACTAGCTGGTGTAATCAATAGCGACACTCCTATTGATAATATTTACTTAATTAATGCTGTTACCAAAGATACCATTACAAAAGCAGTTGTAGAAAACAACCATTTTCACACCACAATAGACAACCAACTTGTTACCAACTATTATCAATTATATGCTGACAATAAATTTGAAAACAAGATCTTTTTAGGAGCTAAAGATAGCCTCTATATTGAAGTAGATTATTTTAATCAAAAGAACGCTATAACAATTGGTGGTACAAGATTAGCAGAAAACAACATCATTAAAAAATCTGAAAATCAAAGATGGTTTATTAAACATTACTTAAACAATGATAAAGAATTGAGCAATGTACCGTTTTTTGAGAAAATGTTATTCAATGAATTAAAAGATAGAAAACACTCAGAAACTCAAGGAAAAACAATTGACAACTATATTCCTAGAGAAGATTTTAAAAATAGGCACCATAAATTACTTACGATACAATATTTAAATTATTGGGAGACCTTCAAACAAAAAAGAAAAGCACTTTATCCTGATCAAGAAACGCTTGACAATGAAAAAATTACCATGTTAAAAAAAGAAATTTCTCTTGAAGATGAGACATTGCTTGGCAGTAGTTCGTACATCACCTATATCAATCAAGAGTTGACGAAACAAACAGCTATTGATGAACTAGAGCCCAACCTAGTTATTCTAGAAGCCTATAAAAATATTTCTGATGAATCTTTTAAAAACAAAGTATCCTATATACAATTAAAAAAAGCATTAAAAGAGGCCAACAAATCAAGTGAACGATATAAGATTACAAGCAATTATTTGTCTTTAATCAACAACGCTTCTCTTAAAAAGGAAATAGAAGCCTACAGCAAACAATTAAACTTGCTAGACCATGGAAATCTAGCCCCTAATTTTAGCGCCATCAACGCTCAGGGTGAAGCGTTTTCATTAGAAGCATTTAAAGGTCAATATTTAATTATTGATGTCTGGGCTACTTGGTGTGGACCTTGTAAACGAGAATCTCCTTTCTTTGAAAAATATGCACTACAATTTAAAGATCAAAACATTACATTTTTATCGTTAAGTGTTGATCAAGATGATATTAAGTGGAAAGCTTCAATATTAGATAAGAAATCAATTACACAACAACTCATTGTTATCAACAAAAACCTATTTAGCAAACACTACAACATTGAAGCAATACCTAGATTTATTTTTATTGATCCAGAAGGGAAGTTAATTAATGCAGAGATGCCACTCCCATCCCAAAATGCATTTGAAATCTTTATACAAAATGAACTGGATAAAGCATCCAGTTCTAATGCGCAACAAACTACAGTTCAATCTCTATGATTGTTCCCTGTGGTTTGTTGTCTAAAGCTTTAATTTTGCCTTTGTGAAGTTTGATAATTCTGGCTACTAAATACAAACCAATCCCAGTTCCTTTCGTCTTTCGTGTTTCTTCATTTCCAGAACGATAAAACAATTTAAAAATGTTAAGCTTTTCACTATCCTCAATCCCTTTTCCCTCGTCTTGAATTTGAATCACAATACGATTTCCTTTTCTCCTAGCAGACCAAACAATAGGACTATTTTTCTCTGAATATTTTACTGCATTAGACTGTAAATTTTGAATAACTGAGGAAAAATAAAATTCATCAACGTGCATGGTTAAAGCAGGATCTATTGCTACAGTAATTGGATTTTCTCCAACCATATTATAAATAATTTGCTCAATAAAAACTTTAACATTGATTTTAGACAAACGAATTTTTAATGTTGATTCTTCTATTTTAGACACTAACAAAATATCTTCAACCAACTGCTGCAATCGGTTTTGGTCGGCATAAACTTTCTTTAGAATATCTTTCTCTTTCTCCCTTGGCAAGTCTCTATTAATCAATGTCTCAACAAATAGTTTAGTCGATGCTATAGGTGTTTTTAGTTCATGAGTAACAGACAAACTAAAGTTTTTCTTCTCATGCACTAACGCTAACTCTTTGAGAATAGAACGTCTTATAAAATAAACTCCAGCAAACAATAAAGTAATAAATACAGCAGCCTCTCCTGCAATCATCATTGTTTTGCTGTGTATTACATTTTCATCATCATTCACCAGCTTATTCAACTGTATAATATGATAAGCCCACCACATTAGCTGCAAAAAAACATACCCAAATAATATGAATAAAATAACTAATGATTTATTTGTTTTTTTACTGATAACTGAAGTATTTTTTTTACAAAAATAATGATTTGTAATGGCTTTTTAAGAATTTTTATTGAATTGTCTTCTCCAATGCTATTTTAAGCCACCTTTTTCACAATAGGAATCCAAGAAAGGAATTAATTTACACTATTATAAAACCTCCTATTCCTTTAACTTTGTTAGTTATGACTAAACATTTACTTTTTATTTTAACGTTAGCACCTCTATTTATTTGGGGGCAAAAATTGAATGTATTATTTCTAGGAAACAGCTATACTGGTGTAAACAACTTACCTAGTTTAACGGCTCAACTAGCGACATCTTTGGGAGACACTATTAACTATGACTCCAATACACCAGGTGGCCAAACTTTACAAGGGCATAGCACCAATTCCACCTCTCTTAATAAAATAGCTCAGGGAAATTGGGACTTTGTGGTGTTACAAGATCAATCTCAACGTCCCTCATTTCCTCCATCGCAAGTAGCAACAGAAGTTTATCCCTATGCTGCAACCTTAGTCGACTCCATTCGTTCTGCTAATGTTTGTACAACACCTCTTTTTTACATGACTTGGGGACGGGAAAATGGAGACCAACAAAACTGTCAATTTTATACTCCTATCTGTACTTATGATGGAATGCAACAACGTTTACGTGAAAGTTATTTAGAGATGACCTACAATAACCAAGCTTCTGTATCTCCTGTTGGAGTTGCATGGAAATATACAAGAGACCACTTCCCTAATATCGACTTATATACCTCAGATGGTAGCCACCCTAGTTTAGCAGGAAGTTATTTGGCTGCTTGTGTTTTTTATTCTTCAATGTTTCGTACTTCTCCTGAAGGAGCGACTTTTGAAGCGGGGTTACCAACAAGCACAGCTTCTACCCTTCAAAACATTGCAAAGCTAATAGTTATCGATAGTTTAGAAACCTGGAAAATAGGTTCTTATGATGCTCATGTCAGCAACATTACTCAAAGTAACGCGAATAATACCATTACGTTCTCAGCGACCGCTAACAATGCAGATAATTTCTATTGGGATTTTGGAAACGGAGCAACTGCTACCACTTCTACACCATCTACAATATACACCAATGATGGTAATTACACCGTTGTTCTGACCGTTGATAACGGCTGTACTACCGATACAACTTCTACCACAGTTACGATATCTTCTACTGCTATTTTTGAACAAAAAATCGACTTCAATTTAACGCAAGACAACGCTAATATTTTTTTAGAGTTCATTAATAACAGTACTAGAACGATTACTTTTTATGATTTAAACGGGAGGTTATTGAATCAAAAAATCATTCACAATAAAAATCATATATTTGATACAAAGAACTTCCCTAAAGTCTATTTGATGATCATTCGTGAGAAAGATACTGTTCAAACACTTAAATTATTTAAATGAAATACCTACTAACCATCCTATTACTTCCCTTGATAAGCTATCTATATAGTCAAGAAACCTATCATAAAGCTAAAATTTACTACAACACACCTAAGGATCTTGTGCTATTGGCTAATCAAGGGGTAGCAATAGACCACGTTATTCATAAAAAAGGAGTCTTTATTGAATCTGACTTTTCACAAAACGAAATCAACTTAGCCAAAGGTTTAGGCTTAGACGTTGAGCTTGTCATTGAAAATGTTTCTGAATTTTATAGTCACCAAAACAAATTAAAGAATTCAGAAAAAAATGAGAATTGTAATAATCCCATTAATTATCCTGTTCCTAGTAATTACAACAATGGATCGATGGGAGGTTTCCTAACTTACAGTGAGATGCTACAAGAATTAGACGATATGGCAAGCTTATACCCAAACTTAATCACTGTTAAACAAAGTATTTCTAATTTTTCTACAGAAGAAAACAGGCCAATCTATTGGGTTCGAATGTCAGACAATCCTAACAATGACGAAAACGAACCAGAAATGTTATATACGGCTATTCATCATGCTAGAGAGCCTGGTTCTCTACAACAAACTATTTTCTACATGTGGTATTTGTTAGAAAATTACAGTACAAATGAAGAAGTTCAAGCCATATTAAACAATACAGAATTGTATTTTATTCCTTGTATTAATCCTGATGGATACATTTACAATGAAATAACCAATCCTAATGGAGGTGGGCTTTGGCGTAAAAACAGGCGTGATAATGGAGATGGAAATTTTGGTGTTGATTTAAATAGAAACTACAGTTATCAATGGGGAGGAGCAGGAACAAGCACTGATACAGATAGTGATATCTATTTAGGACCTTCTGCCTTTTCAGAAGTAGAAACTCAAGCCATTAAATGGTTTTGTGAACAACACGATTTTAAAATGGCCTTAAACAGTCATACGTACGGTAATTTACTACTCTATCCTTTTGGATATGCCACCGGCCAAATCTCACCTGACGATGCCACTTTTGTAGCCATGTCTGAAGTGATGGTGGAACAAAATGGTTATACCAATCAAATCTCTGCTGCATTATACGCTGCCTCTGGTGATTCAGATGATTGGATGTATGCAGAAACCAGTACACACAACGAAATATTGGCAATGACTCCAGAAGTTGGCAATGGTTTTTGGCCATCCGAAAATTCTATTATATCCATTTGTCAAAACATGGTCTACCACAACCTTATGGCTGCTAATTTTATTACTAATTATGCAAAGTCCTATGATCAATCTCCTTTTTCAATTACTCAAAACACAGGATATTTTAATTATACCATTAAACGCTTAGGATTAGATGCTCCTGGAAACTTTACAGTAAGTATAACACCAATAACCAACAACATTGTTAGTGTTGGAAGCCCCAAAAGTCATAATGGAATGGCCTTATTACAAACTGATACAGACTCTATAGCTTATACATTAGCTGCCTCTATTCAAACTGGCGATGAAATTCGATATGTATTAACAACCAACAATGGACTTTATGATACCAAAGATACCATTACCAAATACTATGGAACATTACAACCTCTTTTAGTCGAAAATGGTGACAATACCTCAAATTGGTTAAATACTGGAGACTGGGGGATTAATAGCCAACATTACTACACTCCTTCGTCTTCTATAACCGATTCTCCCAATGGAAACTATGATAATAATTCCAATACTTCTATACGTTTAGCAGATGATTTCTCTTTAAGCAATGCTATTGTTGCTAATATTAGTTTTTATGCTCGATGGGAAATTGAAGAGGATTGGGATTATGTACAATTTGAAATTTCGACTGATGGAGGAAACACTTGGATTCCTCAATGTGGAAAATACACCAATAGTGGAAGTGATGATCAAGCTACAGGAGAGCCCTTGTATGATGGGATGCAAAATGCTTGGGTAAAAGAGGAGATTAACCTAAGTGAATACCTTGGACAAAACATCTCAGCTCGTTTTCAGTTAGTGACTGACCAGGCAGTAAAAGAAGATGGCTTTTATTTTGATGATTTTCAAATCAATGTCATTTATGGATCCAACATTGCTGAACATTCCAATCAAAGTGTTTACATCAGCCAAAATGTTCCTAACCCTAGTAATGGGACCACCTCTATTTACTATCAACTTGGAGAGAATTATGCTAATACTGCATTGATCCTATTCAATCAAGTTGGAAAACAAATTAGAAAATATCCAATTGCTAATAGCAAAGGACAAGTGACAATCAATACTAATGAACTAGCTGCTGGAGTTTACTTTTATCACCTAACCAATAATGGAACTTCTTCTGAGACTTACAAAATGATGGTAGTGAAGTAGTTTTAACGTTGCTTCCTTTTTTAATTTAAATAGACTAATAGTCTTGACTTATTGCGACTAAAAGTTATGCAAAAAAGGAGACGAGATTTAGCAATAGAATTCCTAAAAACAAAAAGTTTTCTTCCAAGAAAGAAAACAATATTCCATATACCTTTTAAAATAAATTGTGGGTTAAGACAATCAATTCACAAACAACACTTTTGTTGCTATTTTGTCGCTACCATCTTCTGTTACGATAAAAACGTAATAAACTCCTGTAGCTACACGTTCACCCGAAAGTGTTCTGCCATCCCATACAGCTTGCCCGCCTAGAGAAGTTGTTGAAGCAACCAAATTTCCACTAGCATCGGTAATTTTAACATCAGAATTATTTGTCAATCCTTTTATGGCAATTTTACCTTCGTATTCTGGTCTAACTGGGTTAGGATAAGCGTAGACATTGTTAAAACGATCATTCGGTTCAGTTGCTTCACCTTTATACCCCATTATTCCTTTATCAGTACCGACATAAACCTCACCTGTTTTCGGATGAATAGCCAAAGCATTGATTGTATTTGAAAAGATAGGACTGTTATCAGTAGTAAACGAATGAATCATTTCTGTTCCGTCTTCAGCAATTAAAAATAAACCACCACCTTCTGTTGCAAACCACTTTCTATTCGCTCCATCTATTACAATTTCATTAATGTCTTCTGTTCCCAAAAGAACTTCGAGAACACCGTCTTGTTCTATCAAGATTTCCTGTGCATCATAATTCCCTCCATCAAAAATATTTTTAGGGTTATAAATCACTACAGGTCCATTTTCTGTTCCTAACCAAATCGCTCCATTTTTATCTTCAACGATGGTATTAACAATATCGGATGGTAGCGCTCCAGTTCCCTCAGAAGTTGTTAAGCTTTGAAATTGGTCGTCTGTTTCATCTAAAGGAGTTTGATTGTAATCGTAAACCATTACGCCTCCTCCTTTTGCAGCCATCCAGATGTAACCATTGGTTTTATCGATGTACAAATCGGTACATATTCCACCTTTCATAGCCGCTGAACAAACAAAAGATTTCCATTCTCCCTCTGGAGTATATAACGAAAGGGGTTCGTTTACAAATGCATTGGCCACCCAAAAATTGCCCTCTGTATCGAATGCAGATCCTGAAGCACATGTTTTGGTCAAATCGGTTAATCTTCTTTGTAGTGAAGAGTTATGCCAAGTATGACGTTTTACAAACGCTCCATTTCTAATTTCAACCACTCCTCCCTTAAAAGAACTTGCCATAATGTGTGTAGCGTCTTTCGGGTCAACGGCTATATGTACATAATCAAAAATAGAATCTGCCACCGATAATTCTACATCTGTTAAACCATTATACATCGTCCAAACATCAGAATCATAATGGTACACCCCGTTCATATTGAAGGTATTATTCCAAGCTGACCCCTCTGTTCTCCCCGAAGCAACCCACAAATCATCATCATTAGTTACCATATAAAACACATCATTCCCAAAAGGTCCTTGAAGCAAATAACGTTCAAAATTATAATTATTCGTTACTCGAACCATTCCATTATCTCGATCTGCTACCCAACAGACATTATCATTCCACAAACAGTTATTGGGCTTTATAAAACTGGTTTCTGCATAGGTATACAACAAATCTTGTTGTTGTAAGTTTTCATCTACCTCGATCACACCTCGTTGAGTTGACAACAACAAGTGATTATCCTTAGTCGAAAAACCAAAATAGTCGTTATTGGTCAACGAGGATACTTGTTGGAAACTTCCATTCTTAAAAGAATACAATGTATCGGTTAGGTACCCTGTATAATTAGCATTCAATAATAAACCATTAGCATAATTGGTTATTAAGCTATATGGTTCTTGGGCTATTCCTGGCTCTATAGACCAATTATTAGGATCAGATAAAAATTGAGACTGAATACTGGCTTTATACACTCCAGCATCAGTAGCAGCATATATGGTATCTGAAAAGATTGTTAAATCATTCACTTTTACTTGACTTCCTCCAGCTCCTATAATGTATGTATCTTTTACTTCTTGACGTTCGACATCCAAAACCACAATACCAAAACCACAAGTTAAATAAGATAACTTCCCGTCAGAATAAATATTATAAATCTGTTTATCGCCAATAATATTACTAGTTACAATACCCGAAATATTGATCACTTCTCCATTTTTAATCAAATCAATACTCCCAGATTCATAACCTATAATTAAGGTTTCTTCTTGCTTATTTAGCCCCATGACGCTAATAGAAAAATCTGAAAGCGCATTAATTTTTGTTACGCGTTCTAAACTATTATCTGTCTCATCTAGATAGTACACAGCATACGGAGTTGCAGCATAATATTTTTGATTTACATACGCTACGTTAATCACATTCCGATAAGGGAGGTAATCTCGCCAAGCTCCAAGTAGAAACCCTTGCCCCATCATCAAAGAACTTAAGAATAAAGCAACTATAACTAGTTTAATTTTCATGTAGCAAAAATAGAAATCCGTTTGGTAATATCAATTAAATAACTATTCTTTCTATTTTTTATTGCTATCAAGGTTTAAAAGAATATTGCTCAGTGTTCTTAAGAGCTAAATCTTTCGATGATCAAAACCAAATTTTGTATTGTCCTATTGGTAATAATCCTGTTTGATATCTGGTTACAATACTTTTACTCGAATGAGAATACCCTTCACTAAAAACATTTTTCCTGTTTGTCAAATTTTGAATATTCACCGCCCATTCTTGAGTAATTTTCTTGCCATTTTTCTTAAACCCTATTTTAAAATCTATTCTGAAATAGTCTGGATATCGCTCAGAAAACGCTTGATCATAATCGTAGACAGTTTGACCAATTTGTTGGCTCGCTTCCAAGTCTATTGGTACAAATCGTTGACCTCCATTTAAGGTACTTTTGATATCTATGAGCAATGATGAATTAGCTCCTTCTTCTTTCTTTGAATGGAAGAAAAACTCCTTTCCTATTAGACCATTAAAAGTATAGTTTCCATTAAAAACGGTATTGCGTTCTACTCCATCACTTCCCTTGTATTTCGACTCATATAAAGAAGTGGTTACCAAATAATAAAAACCTTTATTTAAGAACCGTTCTAAGGTAAACTCTACCCCATAATTATAACCTGTTCCCGTATTGACTAAAGAATCTGGAAACGACAAATCAAAATTGGCTCCATAATTTAAGATCGAATAATTATTCGTATTCACATCAACAGGAACATTAGCCAACAGCTGGTAGTAGGTTTCTGCTTTAAAACGGGTGTTTTTACCTAAGTTTCTATCATATCCCAATACAAAGTGTTGACTTTGAATCATCCCTAAATCTTTATTGGGAATGACCTTCTCACCATTATCTGTTTCTATTTCTTTAAAATACAATCGTGTTGTAGGTAATTGATTATGTAAACCATAAGCTGCACTTAATGTATTTTTCGAATTAATTTCCCATTTCAGACCAACTCTAGGCTCTACAGAAAACTGGTTGTTATAGGTAAATAATTGTGTATGCACCCCTGTATTAAAAGTCAATTTCTCATTCATTCGATATTGCCACTGCACAAAAGGTTGAATAAAATAGGTAGCTCCTTTAAAATCGGTTAAGGTTACCCAACGTTCAGGGATAATCTGATAGGTATTGGGTGCTAGAAGAACAGAATCCTTTTCAATATTGATACTATCCGAAAGGTTAAAAAAGCGTCGATAATTATACGAACCTATTTTAAACAAATGTTTTGCAGAATGTTTATGGTTAAAGATCAAATTTAAAGACTGCTTTCCTTCTGTAGATGTATTGCGATAATTCGGGTTATACAATTGCGTTATCGTATCCAAATAATTTCGAGCTATTTGATTATAGGTAGCATCAATTGAAAAGGTGGTTTTTAAATATGATTTTTCGTTGAAACGATAGGTGTTT
Protein-coding sequences here:
- the gpmI gene encoding 2,3-bisphosphoglycerate-independent phosphoglycerate mutase, whose product is MVQKKVVLIILDGWGIGKHDQTDGVFLAETPFVDSLHKKYPNNTLLTFGEHVGLPTGQMGNSEVGHLNIGAGRIVYQDLSKINNAIQDETFFANNTLLDAITYAKENNKKVHLMGLVSRGGVHSSQEHLYALCDLLERQGIGENQAFIHAFTDGRDCAPDSGIGYLKELETYIANKKTKIASVIGRYYAMDRDKRWERIKLAYNLLLDGEGTEVLNVNEALEQSYKEGITDEFIEPHVVLGEDGKPLATIQKDDVVICFNFRTDRCREITEVLTQENINGMETLPLHYVTMTNYNKNYKGIQVVFDKEAIVNTLGEVVAKNGLKQIRIAETEKYPHVTFFFSGGREQEFEGEERILVNSPKVATYDLQPEMSAVEVTDKLCEALKVGEVDFVALNFANGDMVGHTGVPEAIVKACETVDQGVQRIVETGLENDYSFVIIADHGNAELMMNEDGSPHTAHTTNLVPIIVIDKNVTDVKQGKLADIAPTILTLMEVAQPQEMTGEPLV
- a CDS encoding ATP-binding cassette domain-containing protein, with protein sequence MTKTIAIKDLTFQYSKSKKILNNLSINVPQGSIYGFLGKNGAGKSTTMGIITGLIPITETDKVKIFNQPIDELYPHAFSRIGSLIEFPSFYPHLSGFDNLKYLAKIRKSKTNIAEILSLIGLENEANKAVKNYSMGMKQRLAIGGALLGDPELLLLDEPVNGLDPSGIIEIRNLLIKLNQEKGITIFISSHLLAEIEKMCTHVGILKEGSLVFEGTMKKLIESNSQKKIELSLQNSKKWISVIQDNYGITAEYLDENSIVIKIDNSLSTSEFVKKLINEGVEIEQFKVQEDLENLFIEITNNK
- a CDS encoding ABC transporter permease encodes the protein MNKFITDLITIYQAEHLKKKKKGIYWTSFIVGILFPSIGFYLSMKDGYDNHITQLPYNFYEDFIAQKIIGFANFFFPLIIIISAGRITQLDHKKGGWKLMETSPIKKASIFFGKFSVLLTNNLIAILGFMLSSMLFSFILITKGGTPTEASTVIPIGFFIQLTLRLLIGSLLISSIQYVLSVRFKGMTWPLLIGFIGLIGTLFLRAVYLKKMPWNPFRMLEVVGFNIHGSDLGNLLLYTEWLSLIVSIPVLVLGLSFYQYQSFYFALIKDKKRGAAILLTSTAALIAAWTIITPKQMESYNKTVLAGVINSDTPIDNIYLINAVTKDTITKAVVENNHFHTTIDNQLVTNYYQLYADNKFENKIFLGAKDSLYIEVDYFNQKNAITIGGTRLAENNIIKKSENQRWFIKHYLNNDKELSNVPFFEKMLFNELKDRKHSETQGKTIDNYIPREDFKNRHHKLLTIQYLNYWETFKQKRKALYPDQETLDNEKITMLKKEISLEDETLLGSSSYITYINQELTKQTAIDELEPNLVILEAYKNISDESFKNKVSYIQLKKALKEANKSSERYKITSNYLSLINNASLKKEIEAYSKQLNLLDHGNLAPNFSAINAQGEAFSLEAFKGQYLIIDVWATWCGPCKRESPFFEKYALQFKDQNITFLSLSVDQDDIKWKASILDKKSITQQLIVINKNLFSKHYNIEAIPRFIFIDPEGKLINAEMPLPSQNAFEIFIQNELDKASSSNAQQTTVQSL
- a CDS encoding HAMP domain-containing histidine kinase, which gives rise to MNKLVNDDENVIHSKTMMIAGEAAVFITLLFAGVYFIRRSILKELALVHEKKNFSLSVTHELKTPIASTKLFVETLINRDLPREKEKDILKKVYADQNRLQQLVEDILLVSKIEESTLKIRLSKINVKVFIEQIIYNMVGENPITVAIDPALTMHVDEFYFSSVIQNLQSNAVKYSEKNSPIVWSARRKGNRIVIQIQDEGKGIEDSEKLNIFKLFYRSGNEETRKTKGTGIGLYLVARIIKLHKGKIKALDNKPQGTIIEIEL
- a CDS encoding PKD domain-containing protein; amino-acid sequence: MTKHLLFILTLAPLFIWGQKLNVLFLGNSYTGVNNLPSLTAQLATSLGDTINYDSNTPGGQTLQGHSTNSTSLNKIAQGNWDFVVLQDQSQRPSFPPSQVATEVYPYAATLVDSIRSANVCTTPLFYMTWGRENGDQQNCQFYTPICTYDGMQQRLRESYLEMTYNNQASVSPVGVAWKYTRDHFPNIDLYTSDGSHPSLAGSYLAACVFYSSMFRTSPEGATFEAGLPTSTASTLQNIAKLIVIDSLETWKIGSYDAHVSNITQSNANNTITFSATANNADNFYWDFGNGATATTSTPSTIYTNDGNYTVVLTVDNGCTTDTTSTTVTISSTAIFEQKIDFNLTQDNANIFLEFINNSTRTITFYDLNGRLLNQKIIHNKNHIFDTKNFPKVYLMIIREKDTVQTLKLFK